A genomic stretch from Phycisphaerae bacterium includes:
- a CDS encoding alginate lyase family protein, protein MGIRWILYRAAYAFRSKSGLLRRRFPAPARRSVSLGDVVGESGLAHPAAYVEHRSSIRGRFFFDPGALPAPALLGDVTGPRGRDRTIQIADDLARGRFLYFSRQSHELGWPTDWLLNPLTGGRHEARTHWCDYETFSPERGDIKEVWEPSRFACAYWLVRAYALTGDEKYPRAFWELFESWCEQNPPNRGPNWKCGQETAIRLFAWCFALHGLWKSPATTPDRVAAMVTSIALQARRIAGNIDYAVSQKNNHGISEAVGLLTVGLVFPELRGADEWRQEGRRIFEQEVLRQVYADGAFVQHSMNYHRVLLHDCLWAIRLADRCGEPIAEEVRRRVAAAAEFLFQMHDPATGHVPNYGPNDGALLLPLDSCDYRDFRPTIQAACYLADRRRVLERGPWDETMLWLFGAGALDGPLAQRSPESKRFDEGGYYTLRNGHSWCMIRCHSYRDRPAHVDPLHLDLWHRGVNVLGDSGTYKYYLAGSPALEHYFKDIAAHNTVEIDGRGPLELFTRFTWLPWPRGRCREYGPGVFAGEHLAYERDPWHVTHRRRVRVLGEGRWEVTDELAGTGRHQATLRWHLLDVPYTFERGAGRLTLEAACGRVGIEIEGPPGLALDIHRGKEEPGKTSGWMSLYYGELLPRPTLEARVDCSLPATIVTRIHLP, encoded by the coding sequence ATGGGAATCCGATGGATTCTCTACCGGGCCGCCTACGCCTTTCGCAGCAAGTCCGGACTGCTCAGGCGGCGGTTTCCGGCCCCCGCGCGGCGGTCGGTCTCGCTCGGCGACGTGGTGGGCGAGTCCGGGCTGGCCCATCCAGCCGCCTACGTCGAGCATCGTTCGTCCATCCGCGGACGATTTTTTTTTGATCCCGGAGCGCTGCCCGCACCGGCGCTCCTGGGCGACGTGACGGGGCCGCGGGGCCGCGATCGCACGATTCAAATCGCCGACGATCTTGCGCGCGGGCGATTTCTGTATTTCAGCCGGCAGTCCCACGAACTCGGGTGGCCGACGGACTGGCTGCTCAATCCCCTGACGGGCGGCCGGCACGAGGCGCGGACGCATTGGTGCGACTATGAGACCTTTTCGCCGGAACGAGGCGACATCAAGGAAGTCTGGGAGCCGTCGCGATTCGCCTGCGCATACTGGTTGGTTCGGGCGTATGCACTGACGGGCGACGAGAAGTACCCGCGGGCATTCTGGGAACTGTTCGAATCGTGGTGCGAGCAGAACCCGCCGAATCGCGGGCCGAACTGGAAGTGCGGGCAGGAGACGGCGATCCGGCTTTTTGCATGGTGTTTCGCGCTCCATGGCTTGTGGAAATCGCCCGCGACGACGCCCGATCGAGTCGCGGCGATGGTCACGAGCATCGCGCTGCAGGCGCGGCGGATCGCGGGCAATATCGATTACGCCGTCTCGCAGAAGAACAATCACGGCATCAGCGAGGCGGTCGGGCTCCTGACGGTCGGGCTGGTGTTCCCGGAGCTTCGCGGGGCGGACGAGTGGCGACAGGAGGGGCGGCGGATTTTCGAGCAGGAAGTCCTGCGCCAGGTCTATGCCGACGGGGCGTTCGTGCAACATTCGATGAATTACCATCGCGTGCTGCTGCACGATTGCCTGTGGGCGATCCGGCTGGCCGATCGGTGCGGCGAGCCGATTGCGGAAGAGGTTCGGCGGCGTGTCGCGGCGGCGGCGGAGTTCCTCTTTCAGATGCATGACCCGGCCACCGGACACGTGCCGAATTACGGGCCCAATGACGGCGCGCTGCTCCTGCCGCTGGATTCGTGCGACTACCGGGACTTCCGGCCCACGATTCAGGCCGCGTGTTACCTCGCGGACCGTCGGCGGGTACTGGAGCGCGGCCCCTGGGATGAAACGATGCTGTGGCTCTTTGGGGCGGGCGCGCTGGACGGGCCGCTGGCGCAACGGTCCCCGGAATCGAAACGGTTTGATGAGGGGGGCTATTATACGCTGCGCAATGGTCACTCGTGGTGCATGATCCGCTGCCATTCGTATCGCGATCGGCCGGCTCATGTCGATCCGCTGCACCTGGACCTGTGGCATCGCGGGGTCAACGTGCTCGGCGACAGCGGGACGTACAAGTATTATCTCGCCGGCTCGCCCGCCCTGGAGCATTATTTCAAGGACATCGCCGCGCACAACACCGTCGAGATCGACGGCCGGGGACCGTTGGAGCTTTTTACGCGGTTCACGTGGCTGCCCTGGCCGCGGGGGCGCTGCAGGGAGTACGGGCCGGGAGTTTTTGCCGGAGAACATCTGGCGTACGAGAGAGATCCCTGGCATGTCACCCATCGCCGCCGCGTTCGGGTTCTTGGAGAGGGCCGGTGGGAGGTGACCGACGAACTTGCGGGAACCGGCCGGCATCAAGCGACATTGCGGTGGCACCTGCTCGACGTCCCGTACACGTTCGAACGCGGGGCCGGGCGGTTGACGCTGGAGGCCGCGTGCGGGCGCGTGGGAATTGAAATCGAGGGACCGCCCGGCTTGGCGCTCGATATTCATCGAGGAAAAGAGGAGCCCGGCAAGACGTCGGGCTGGATGTCGCTTTACTACGGCGAACTGCTGCCGCGACCGACGCTGGAGGCCCGCGTTGACTGCTCGTTGCCCGCGACGATTGTCACGCGGATTCATTTGCCCTAG
- a CDS encoding GNAT family N-acetyltransferase has product MPSTPYWTNRLARPDETAAILGLVRAVHGDAHPELNERYFSWRYLSDTPFRADILMAEHEGRPIGIQPVAIFDWQWGATRLAGAMYTGVLTHPDHRRRGVFRSLIDSSNEHAAARGAQFSMTLPNDASLPGFLNFGDWQYPGLIPLALKVVDGAAMLRPKIGGLLAGLVGWAPNLAFRRRADEGGMGDIVCETAAVAPAELDEVFSAFSHGCDRLMIRRTAAYWNWRYLTRPGSSYRTLVARRAGRVVGAVITAVGRRMGLDVGLIADIVGEGGVTVLRRLIRAAEEELVGRGLGLVTCQATSPLLQEALAAEGYWRPEPRKLPKKFHFVYRPTGVAGLPKAPASIADWHLTFGDSDNM; this is encoded by the coding sequence ATGCCTTCCACACCCTACTGGACCAATCGCCTCGCCCGCCCCGACGAAACGGCCGCCATCCTCGGCCTCGTTCGCGCGGTTCATGGCGATGCGCATCCGGAACTCAATGAGAGGTATTTTTCGTGGCGCTATCTGAGCGATACGCCGTTTCGCGCGGACATCCTCATGGCGGAGCACGAGGGCCGGCCCATCGGCATTCAGCCGGTGGCGATCTTCGATTGGCAGTGGGGCGCGACGCGGCTTGCGGGGGCGATGTATACCGGCGTGCTGACGCATCCCGATCATCGCCGGCGCGGGGTGTTTCGGTCGCTGATCGACAGCTCGAACGAGCACGCGGCCGCGCGCGGGGCGCAGTTCAGCATGACGCTGCCCAATGACGCTTCGCTGCCCGGGTTTCTGAATTTCGGCGACTGGCAGTATCCCGGGCTGATTCCGCTCGCCCTCAAAGTCGTCGATGGCGCGGCGATGCTGCGGCCGAAGATCGGTGGGCTTCTCGCCGGGCTGGTCGGTTGGGCGCCGAATCTGGCGTTTCGCCGCCGGGCCGATGAGGGAGGGATGGGGGACATCGTCTGCGAGACGGCCGCGGTCGCTCCGGCGGAACTCGATGAGGTATTCAGTGCGTTTTCCCATGGCTGCGATCGCCTGATGATCCGCCGCACCGCGGCGTATTGGAACTGGCGGTATTTGACCCGGCCGGGATCGAGCTATCGCACCCTTGTCGCGCGGCGCGCCGGGCGTGTGGTGGGGGCCGTCATCACGGCGGTCGGGCGGCGGATGGGGCTGGATGTCGGGCTGATCGCGGACATCGTCGGCGAGGGCGGCGTGACCGTGCTGCGGCGGTTGATTCGCGCGGCGGAAGAAGAACTCGTCGGGCGCGGGCTGGGCCTGGTGACGTGCCAGGCGACAAGCCCGCTGCTGCAGGAAGCACTGGCCGCCGAGGGATACTGGCGGCCCGAGCCGCGGAAGCTGCCGAAGAAGTTTCATTTCGTGTATCGACCGACGGGCGTGGCGGGGTTGCCCAAGGCCCCGGCGAGCATTGCTGACTGGCACCTGACGTTTGGGGATTCGGATAATATGTAG
- the recQ gene encoding DNA helicase RecQ, producing MATVSAREISTNDRIIETVKRYWGFDALRPHQEQAILAGLQQRDSLVVLPTGGGKSLCYQAPAAIAARTDVVVSPLISLMKDQVDGLRQCGYPATALHSGMTAAQQRKEEETIAAGKYRLVFAAPERMVNSWFLRLIERINVRAFAIDEAHCISHWGHDFRPEYRQLALLKDRFPKASIHAYTATATERVRLDIVEQLRLQNPAILVGDFDRPNLVFRVVPRVDVYSQALDVVRRHKNQAVIIYCISRRDTEEMAAHLRQHGCKAEHYHAGMTPDERRRTQEAFSEEKLDVIVATVAFGMGIDRSDVRCVIHAAMPKSIEHYQQEAGRAGRDGLEAECVLFYSAADVMRWESLIEKSAAEAENPEEVIEASGELLGHMQRLASGARCRHRALSEYFGQAYPRDNCNACDVCLGEMEEVAEATVLAQKILSCVARVDQRFGAGHVTDVLLGANTDMIRRCRHDQLSTYGLLKESDKKELTNLVHQLVDQGVLVRTPGDRPILQLNEASWEVMRGQRAVRLCKPRSKPVKRARIDEVSWEGVDAELFESLRQLRHGIAKERGVPAFVIFGDAAVREMARRRPGTLAAFSCVPGVGQRKLADLGDRFVAQIRAHCEANGLSLDETMTSAPPRPTSKISPSRLAAQEMFRQGASIETVMAALGRARSTTSEYLAEFIMQTAPASIEAWVDRQTYARVANAVRQVGAGPLKPVFEKLDGQVPYDTIRLVARHLETVGDAT from the coding sequence ATGGCCACCGTTTCGGCGCGGGAAATATCGACGAACGATCGCATCATCGAGACCGTGAAGCGGTATTGGGGGTTCGACGCGCTGCGACCGCATCAGGAACAGGCGATTCTGGCGGGTTTGCAGCAGCGGGATTCGCTGGTGGTGTTGCCGACGGGGGGCGGGAAGTCGCTTTGCTATCAGGCGCCGGCGGCGATTGCCGCGCGGACGGACGTTGTCGTGTCGCCGCTGATCTCGCTGATGAAGGACCAGGTCGATGGGCTGCGGCAGTGCGGCTATCCGGCGACGGCGCTGCACAGCGGGATGACGGCGGCGCAGCAACGCAAGGAAGAAGAGACGATCGCCGCGGGGAAGTACCGGCTGGTGTTCGCCGCGCCGGAGCGGATGGTCAATTCCTGGTTTCTGCGACTGATTGAACGGATCAACGTCCGAGCCTTCGCCATCGATGAGGCGCACTGCATCAGCCATTGGGGGCATGACTTCCGACCGGAGTATCGGCAACTGGCCCTGCTCAAGGACCGGTTTCCGAAGGCGAGCATCCATGCCTATACGGCGACGGCGACGGAGCGAGTGCGGCTGGACATTGTCGAGCAGCTTCGGCTTCAGAATCCGGCGATTCTGGTGGGCGATTTCGACCGGCCGAATCTGGTGTTTCGCGTCGTGCCGCGCGTCGACGTGTACAGCCAGGCGCTGGACGTGGTCCGGCGGCACAAGAACCAGGCGGTCATCATCTATTGCATCAGCCGGCGCGACACGGAGGAGATGGCCGCGCATCTGCGGCAGCATGGCTGCAAGGCGGAGCACTATCACGCGGGCATGACGCCCGACGAGCGGCGGCGGACGCAGGAGGCGTTCAGCGAGGAAAAGCTGGACGTGATTGTCGCAACGGTCGCGTTTGGCATGGGGATTGACCGGAGCGATGTGCGGTGCGTGATCCATGCGGCGATGCCGAAGTCGATTGAGCACTATCAGCAGGAAGCGGGCCGCGCCGGGCGCGACGGGTTGGAGGCGGAGTGCGTGCTCTTTTATTCGGCGGCGGACGTGATGCGCTGGGAGTCGCTGATTGAGAAGAGCGCGGCGGAGGCGGAAAACCCGGAGGAGGTGATCGAGGCCTCCGGAGAGTTGCTGGGGCACATGCAGCGGCTGGCCAGCGGGGCGCGCTGCCGGCATCGGGCGCTGTCGGAGTATTTTGGTCAGGCGTACCCACGGGACAACTGCAATGCGTGCGATGTGTGTCTGGGGGAGATGGAGGAGGTGGCCGAGGCGACGGTCCTGGCGCAGAAGATTCTGTCGTGCGTGGCACGGGTGGATCAGCGGTTTGGGGCCGGGCATGTCACGGACGTGCTACTGGGGGCGAATACGGACATGATCCGGCGCTGCCGGCACGATCAGCTCAGCACGTATGGGCTGCTGAAGGAGTCCGACAAGAAGGAACTGACGAATCTGGTGCATCAGCTTGTCGATCAGGGGGTGCTGGTGCGGACGCCCGGCGATCGACCGATCCTGCAGTTGAACGAGGCCTCGTGGGAGGTCATGCGCGGGCAGCGGGCGGTGCGGTTATGCAAGCCGCGGTCGAAGCCGGTGAAGCGGGCGCGGATCGATGAGGTTTCGTGGGAGGGCGTAGACGCCGAGTTGTTCGAGAGCCTGCGGCAACTTCGGCACGGCATCGCAAAGGAGCGCGGAGTACCGGCCTTTGTTATCTTCGGGGATGCGGCGGTGCGGGAGATGGCGCGACGGAGACCCGGGACGTTGGCGGCATTTTCGTGCGTTCCCGGCGTGGGTCAACGCAAGTTGGCGGACCTGGGCGACCGGTTTGTCGCGCAGATCCGGGCGCACTGCGAAGCGAACGGTCTGAGCCTTGATGAGACGATGACGAGCGCGCCGCCCCGGCCGACGAGCAAGATCAGCCCGTCACGTTTGGCGGCGCAGGAGATGTTTCGGCAGGGGGCGTCGATTGAGACCGTGATGGCGGCCCTCGGCCGGGCCCGCAGCACGACGTCGGAGTATCTCGCCGAATTCATCATGCAGACGGCGCCGGCGAGTATTGAGGCGTGGGTGGACCGGCAGACGTATGCCCGCGTGGCGAATGCGGTTCGGCAGGTCGGGGCGGGACCGCTCAAGCCCGTTTTTGAAAAACTGGATGGGCAGGTTCCCTACGACACCATCCGGCTGGTCGCGCGGCACTTGGAGACGGTGGGAGATGCGACCTAG
- a CDS encoding redoxin family protein: MNRPLIPRVIVTAIIVAVTAAVFTSASPIDRIHEKLTDVKLRDMNGKEVSLLKFHKGKVLVIAYTGLGCPISQRYAPRLAEMQKKYASKGVVFVGVNANPQDARKAIAKEATSRGIEFPMLHDKNQELTQFLDAKTSTEVFVIDKDNVIRYRGMVDDQYSVGEKRDKPRFKYLQLAIEAALKGKDPHTARTAAPGCLITRAAPKKGSKKGGSKYTYASHVAKIVEENCVSCHRPGQVGPFSLIGYDQVTGWAAMIDSVVRNDQMPPWNADADFDGHFLNERKLSKKEKDTLLAWIAGGMPRGDAKKEPAPKKWPKQWRIGKPDRVFTMKESFLVPKDGTVEYKYFEIQTDYKEDKWIVAMEAHPGSPEVVHHVLAFIQDGKKKGVRPSGQLGLEEGFLCATVPGDTPSIFPEGCAKKLPAGAKIILQLHYTTNGKAQRDLSSIGLKFAKGPIDREVGTRGIYNMGFEIPAKAADFEVRSEFAPSEDIEVLSFFPHMHTRGKSWKYILHQPDGTQKPLLSVTNYDFNWQESYILKKPLLLTKGTKIECIALFDNSDKNYDNPDPTKPVKWGEQTWEEMMIGYIDWVPAKKSGATATNLPSP, translated from the coding sequence ATGAATCGGCCCCTCATCCCACGAGTCATTGTTACCGCAATCATCGTTGCAGTCACAGCGGCTGTTTTCACCTCCGCCTCCCCCATCGATCGCATCCACGAAAAACTCACCGACGTGAAACTCCGCGACATGAACGGCAAGGAGGTCAGCCTCCTGAAGTTCCATAAGGGCAAGGTCCTCGTCATCGCCTACACGGGACTGGGCTGCCCGATCAGTCAGCGCTACGCCCCGCGGCTCGCCGAGATGCAGAAGAAATACGCCTCCAAGGGCGTCGTCTTCGTCGGCGTCAATGCCAATCCCCAGGATGCGCGCAAGGCGATCGCGAAGGAGGCTACATCGCGCGGCATCGAATTCCCCATGCTCCACGATAAGAACCAGGAACTCACGCAGTTTCTCGACGCGAAGACCTCCACCGAAGTCTTCGTCATCGACAAGGACAACGTCATCCGTTATCGCGGCATGGTGGATGATCAGTATTCTGTCGGCGAGAAGCGCGACAAACCGCGGTTCAAGTACTTGCAGCTCGCCATCGAGGCAGCCCTCAAGGGCAAGGACCCGCATACCGCCCGCACCGCCGCCCCCGGCTGCCTCATTACGCGCGCCGCCCCCAAGAAAGGATCAAAAAAGGGCGGGTCAAAGTACACCTACGCCTCCCACGTCGCCAAAATCGTCGAGGAGAATTGCGTAAGCTGCCACCGCCCCGGTCAGGTCGGCCCCTTCTCGCTGATCGGCTACGACCAGGTGACCGGCTGGGCCGCCATGATTGACTCGGTGGTGCGCAACGATCAAATGCCGCCCTGGAACGCCGACGCCGACTTTGACGGTCACTTCCTCAACGAACGCAAGCTCTCGAAAAAAGAAAAAGACACCCTGCTCGCCTGGATCGCCGGCGGCATGCCCCGCGGCGACGCGAAGAAGGAGCCCGCCCCCAAGAAGTGGCCCAAGCAGTGGCGCATCGGCAAGCCCGACCGCGTCTTTACAATGAAGGAGTCCTTCCTCGTCCCCAAGGACGGCACTGTTGAGTACAAGTACTTCGAGATACAAACCGACTACAAGGAGGACAAGTGGATCGTCGCCATGGAGGCGCACCCCGGCTCGCCCGAGGTCGTCCATCACGTCCTGGCGTTCATTCAGGATGGAAAGAAAAAAGGCGTCCGCCCGTCCGGTCAGCTTGGCCTCGAAGAGGGCTTCCTCTGCGCGACCGTCCCCGGCGACACGCCCTCCATATTCCCGGAGGGCTGCGCCAAGAAGCTCCCCGCCGGCGCGAAAATCATCCTCCAACTGCACTACACCACCAATGGCAAGGCCCAGCGCGATCTCTCGAGCATCGGCCTGAAGTTCGCCAAGGGGCCGATCGACCGCGAGGTCGGAACGCGCGGCATCTATAACATGGGCTTCGAGATCCCCGCGAAGGCGGCCGATTTTGAAGTCCGCTCGGAGTTCGCGCCCTCAGAGGACATCGAGGTGCTCTCCTTCTTCCCCCACATGCACACCCGCGGAAAATCCTGGAAGTACATCCTCCACCAGCCCGACGGGACGCAAAAGCCCCTCCTCTCCGTCACCAACTACGACTTCAACTGGCAGGAGTCCTACATCCTCAAAAAGCCGCTGCTCCTGACCAAGGGCACGAAGATCGAGTGCATCGCCCTCTTTGACAACTCGGACAAGAACTACGACAACCCCGATCCAACCAAGCCGGTCAAATGGGGCGAGCAGACCTGGGAAGAAATGATGATCGGCTACATCGACTGGGTCCCGGCGAAAAAGTCCGGGGCAACAGCCACCAATTTGCCTTCGCCTTAG
- a CDS encoding ATP-binding cassette domain-containing protein, giving the protein MSSAVEIQGVTKTFGEVVAVNDLSLTVPTGSVYGFIGPNGSGKTTTLRMIMRILHPDCGALRVLGEDATQSAAASDRIGYLPEERGLYRKMVVGEVLRFYAELKGMRDCEAAIDEWLARVGLADYKKKKVEALSKGMSQKVQFIATVLHRPELIILDEPFSGLDPVNMESIKDAVLDLKRGGATVIFSTHDMDVAEKMCDFIFMIFKGRKVLDGTLEEIKRKYGNDTLRVRMSGNGHGFGTLAGVDRVNDFGRFQELRMTSGADPQAILRQLSGAGRIEHFEIAQPSLHDIFVRIAGPEAQGESRA; this is encoded by the coding sequence ATGTCGTCGGCCGTTGAGATTCAAGGCGTTACCAAGACTTTCGGCGAGGTTGTTGCCGTCAACGATCTGTCGCTGACCGTGCCGACCGGGAGCGTGTATGGCTTCATCGGGCCGAACGGGTCGGGGAAGACCACTACGCTGCGGATGATCATGCGTATCCTGCACCCCGATTGCGGGGCGCTGCGGGTGCTTGGCGAGGATGCGACGCAGAGCGCGGCGGCGTCGGATCGGATCGGGTACCTGCCGGAAGAGCGCGGACTGTATCGCAAGATGGTGGTCGGCGAGGTGCTGCGGTTCTACGCGGAGCTGAAGGGGATGCGCGATTGTGAGGCGGCGATCGACGAGTGGCTTGCGCGCGTCGGACTCGCGGATTACAAGAAGAAAAAAGTGGAGGCGCTGTCCAAGGGGATGTCGCAGAAGGTGCAATTCATCGCGACGGTCCTGCACCGACCGGAGCTGATCATTCTCGATGAGCCGTTCAGCGGGCTGGACCCCGTGAATATGGAGTCGATCAAAGACGCGGTCCTGGATTTGAAGCGGGGCGGGGCGACGGTGATCTTTTCGACGCATGACATGGATGTCGCCGAGAAGATGTGCGATTTCATTTTCATGATCTTCAAGGGGCGGAAGGTGCTGGACGGGACGCTGGAGGAGATCAAGCGGAAGTACGGGAACGACACGCTGCGGGTGCGAATGTCGGGCAATGGGCATGGCTTCGGCACACTGGCCGGCGTGGACCGGGTGAACGACTTTGGGCGGTTTCAGGAACTGCGGATGACCAGTGGCGCGGACCCGCAGGCGATTCTGCGGCAGCTTTCGGGGGCCGGGCGGATCGAGCATTTCGAGATCGCCCAGCCGTCGCTGCACGATATTTTCGTCCGCATCGCCGGGCCCGAGGCCCAGGGAGAGAGCCGTGCGTAA
- a CDS encoding ABC transporter permease yields the protein MRKIWTVAAREYRATIKTKTFVIAIVLMPVFMGGGLAMTKLTKGKLDTGVKRIGVVDRSGKMFAALEQAVEKHNTVDIVDETTKKLTGPKYALENVAPEAESDAQLLALSERVNKKELFAFVEVGAKVLEGGPDSPETMIRYFSNQPTYDEIRRWLSRSVSERVQSVRLKEAGLDPAIVNRAMQPVEVDSMGLYTRAADGRVKQAERTNFGVAFGVPFGLMMLMFTAIMMTTQPMLMGVLEEKMQRISEVLLGSIRPGELMFGKLLGHVGVATTLVAFYMVGGLFVANQYGMSDLVPTHLIVWFVVFQSLAIFMYGAMFLACGACCSDTREAHNLVLPLMLPLMIPMFALGSIIENPHSTFATWLSLFPPATPMLIVMRMAMPPAVASWQIIAGMLGTIAATAFCVWAAGRIFRVGLLMQGKPPKLTDLAKWVVRG from the coding sequence GTGCGTAAGATCTGGACCGTGGCGGCCCGCGAGTATCGCGCGACGATCAAGACGAAGACGTTCGTCATCGCGATCGTCCTGATGCCGGTGTTCATGGGCGGCGGCCTGGCCATGACGAAGCTGACCAAAGGAAAGCTCGATACGGGGGTTAAGCGGATCGGGGTGGTCGATCGGTCCGGCAAGATGTTCGCAGCGCTGGAGCAGGCCGTCGAGAAGCACAACACCGTGGACATTGTGGACGAGACGACAAAGAAATTGACGGGGCCGAAATACGCCCTGGAGAATGTTGCGCCTGAAGCGGAAAGCGATGCGCAGCTCCTGGCCCTGTCGGAGCGGGTCAACAAGAAAGAACTGTTTGCCTTTGTTGAGGTGGGGGCGAAGGTGCTGGAGGGCGGGCCGGACTCGCCGGAGACGATGATCCGGTATTTTTCCAACCAGCCGACTTACGACGAGATTCGGCGGTGGCTAAGCCGGAGCGTGAGCGAGCGCGTGCAATCGGTGCGGCTGAAGGAGGCGGGGCTGGACCCGGCGATTGTGAACCGGGCAATGCAGCCGGTCGAAGTGGACAGCATGGGGCTTTATACGCGCGCCGCGGACGGGCGGGTTAAGCAGGCGGAGCGGACGAATTTCGGCGTGGCGTTCGGCGTGCCGTTCGGCCTGATGATGCTCATGTTCACGGCGATCATGATGACGACGCAGCCGATGCTGATGGGGGTGCTGGAAGAAAAGATGCAGCGGATTTCGGAGGTGCTGCTGGGGTCGATCCGGCCGGGCGAACTGATGTTTGGAAAGCTCCTCGGCCATGTCGGCGTGGCGACGACGCTGGTGGCGTTTTACATGGTTGGCGGGCTGTTCGTCGCGAACCAATACGGGATGAGCGATCTTGTACCGACGCATTTAATTGTGTGGTTTGTCGTGTTTCAGTCGCTGGCGATCTTCATGTACGGGGCGATGTTCCTGGCCTGTGGGGCGTGTTGCAGCGACACCCGCGAGGCCCATAACCTCGTTCTGCCGCTGATGCTCCCGCTCATGATCCCGATGTTCGCCTTGGGCAGCATTATCGAAAATCCGCATAGCACGTTCGCCACGTGGCTCTCGTTGTTTCCACCGGCCACGCCGATGCTGATTGTGATGCGCATGGCGATGCCGCCGGCCGTGGCGTCGTGGCAGATCATTGCCGGAATGCTGGGCACGATTGCGGCGACGGCGTTTTGCGTCTGGGCGGCAGGGCGGATTTTCCGCGTCGGGCTGCTGATGCAGGGCAAGCCGCCGAAACTTACGGATCTGGCGAAATGGGTCGTGCGCGGCTGA